The genomic region GAACACCGCCCTGCGCCAGACCTTCGCCATCGTGATGGCCGGGGGGCGGGGCAGCCGGCTCAAGCAGCTGACCGATTACCGGGCCAAGCCGGCGGTCCCCTTCGCCGGAAAATTCCGCATCGT from Shumkonia mesophila harbors:
- a CDS encoding sugar phosphate nucleotidyltransferase, whose amino-acid sequence is MNTALRQTFAIVMAGGRGSRLKQLTDYRAKPAVPFAGKFRIV